One window of Papaver somniferum cultivar HN1 chromosome 9, ASM357369v1, whole genome shotgun sequence genomic DNA carries:
- the LOC113313475 gene encoding uncharacterized protein LOC113313475 isoform X1: MYRSLWCELGVTLKRTTTSSSTLPAKYFFRIQNQNVAVISKSRVTSIFSSFSTTTSNKRNNVNCSYDFDSSFVVSYLINSCGLSQTEAIIASKKINFKTTTKPDSVLTLLKTYGFTEPDISKLINKEPSILLSNPHKTLQPKLDFFKSKGIYEIELANFISRFPKFLTRGLKGEIIPSFEILKSIVHSDVHVIKMIKRNSWIISADRIKRVMVNVELLRNEGVPETNIHMCLSAQPRAYSESANRFKEILEKVKEMGFHHLQTTFLRAIHGLTSMNGANWRKKMDVYKRWGWSEDHIHAAFRKHPSCMMASEKKIMGIMNFLVNDMGHNSLSISGASKVFCYSLKNRIIPRCSVVKILVSKGLIQKKPCINSFVTITDKSFLEKYIKKYELEVPELMKIAMSSASTYEEFMAAIAEYLNPV, encoded by the exons ATGTATCGATCTTTGTGGTGTGAATTGGGAGTAACTCTGAAGAGgacgacaacttcttcttcaacattaCCAGCTAAGTATTTTTTCAGAATACAAAATCAAAATGTTGCTGTAATTTCAAAATCTAGGGttacttccatcttctcttcCTTCTCTACTACCACTAGTAATAAGCGTAATAATGTCAATTGTTCTTATGATTTTGATTCATCATTTGTGGTTTCTTATCTGATTAATTCATGTGGATTATCACAAACTGAAGCAATTATTGCttctaaaaaaatcaattttaaaaCCACAACGAAACCAGATTCAGTATTAACCCTACTCAAAACATATGGATTTACTGAACCCGACATTTCTAAGCTAATAAACAAGGAACCATCCATCCTCTTATCTAATCCTCATAAAACCCTTCAACCCAAACTGGATTTCTTCAAATCAAAAGGAATTTATGAAATTGAGCTTGCCAACTTCATCTCCAGGTTCCCAAAATTTCTGACGCGAGGcttaaagggagaaataattcctTCCTTTGAAATACTTAAGAGCATTGTTCACTCTGATGTACATGTCATTAAAATGATTAAACGAAATTCTTGGATTATCAGTGCGGACCGAATTAAAAGAGTGATGGTCAATGTAGAGCTTTTGAGAAATGAAGGTGTTCCTGAAACTAATATTCATATGTGTTTAAGCGCCCAACCAAGAGCATATTCAGAAAGCGCCAATAGATTTAAAGAGATTTTAGAAAAGGTTAAAGAAATGGGGTTCCATCACTTACAAACCACATTTCTTAGAGCTATACATGGATTAACATCAATGAATGGAGCCAATTGGAGGAAAAAGATGGATGTTTACAAGAGATGGGGTTGGTCTGAAGATCACATTCATGCAGCATTTAGGAAACATCCCAGCTGTATGATGGCTTCCGAAAAGAAGATTATGGGGATTATGAATTTCCTTGTGAACGATATGGGTCATAATTCATTAAGTATTTCTGGAGCCTCAAAAGTTTTTTGCTATAGCTTGAAGAACAGGATTATACCTAGGTGTTCTGTTGTTAAGATTTTAGTCTCCAAGGGTCTGATTCAGAAAAAACCTTGTATTAATTCATTTGTAACAATCACAGACAagtcttttttggaaaaatatatcAAGAAATACGAGCTAGAAGTTCCCGAACTAATGAAG ATTGCTATGTCATCTGCTTCGACTTATGAAGAGTTCATGGCTGCTATTGCCGAGTACTTGAACCCGGTATAA
- the LOC113313475 gene encoding uncharacterized protein LOC113313475 isoform X2, which produces MYRSLWCELGVTLKRTTTSSSTLPAKYFFRIQNQNVAVISKSRVTSIFSSFSTTTSNKRNNVNCSYDFDSSFVVSYLINSCGLSQTEAIIASKKINFKTTTKPDSVLTLLKTYGFTEPDISKLINKEPSILLSNPHKTLQPKLDFFKSKGIYEIELANFISRFPKFLTRGLKGEIIPSFEILKSIVHSDVHVIKMIKRNSWIISADRIKRVMVNVELLRNEGVPETNIHMCLSAQPRAYSESANRFKEILEKVKEMGFHHLQTTFLRAIHGLTSMNGANWRKKMDVYKRWGWSEDHIHAAFRKHPSCMMASEKKIMGIMNFLVNDMGHNSLSISGASKVFCYSLKNRIIPRCSVVKILVSKGLIQKKPCINSFVTITDKSFLEKYIKKYELEVPELMKVFQRQLNYLDLLQN; this is translated from the coding sequence ATGTATCGATCTTTGTGGTGTGAATTGGGAGTAACTCTGAAGAGgacgacaacttcttcttcaacattaCCAGCTAAGTATTTTTTCAGAATACAAAATCAAAATGTTGCTGTAATTTCAAAATCTAGGGttacttccatcttctcttcCTTCTCTACTACCACTAGTAATAAGCGTAATAATGTCAATTGTTCTTATGATTTTGATTCATCATTTGTGGTTTCTTATCTGATTAATTCATGTGGATTATCACAAACTGAAGCAATTATTGCttctaaaaaaatcaattttaaaaCCACAACGAAACCAGATTCAGTATTAACCCTACTCAAAACATATGGATTTACTGAACCCGACATTTCTAAGCTAATAAACAAGGAACCATCCATCCTCTTATCTAATCCTCATAAAACCCTTCAACCCAAACTGGATTTCTTCAAATCAAAAGGAATTTATGAAATTGAGCTTGCCAACTTCATCTCCAGGTTCCCAAAATTTCTGACGCGAGGcttaaagggagaaataattcctTCCTTTGAAATACTTAAGAGCATTGTTCACTCTGATGTACATGTCATTAAAATGATTAAACGAAATTCTTGGATTATCAGTGCGGACCGAATTAAAAGAGTGATGGTCAATGTAGAGCTTTTGAGAAATGAAGGTGTTCCTGAAACTAATATTCATATGTGTTTAAGCGCCCAACCAAGAGCATATTCAGAAAGCGCCAATAGATTTAAAGAGATTTTAGAAAAGGTTAAAGAAATGGGGTTCCATCACTTACAAACCACATTTCTTAGAGCTATACATGGATTAACATCAATGAATGGAGCCAATTGGAGGAAAAAGATGGATGTTTACAAGAGATGGGGTTGGTCTGAAGATCACATTCATGCAGCATTTAGGAAACATCCCAGCTGTATGATGGCTTCCGAAAAGAAGATTATGGGGATTATGAATTTCCTTGTGAACGATATGGGTCATAATTCATTAAGTATTTCTGGAGCCTCAAAAGTTTTTTGCTATAGCTTGAAGAACAGGATTATACCTAGGTGTTCTGTTGTTAAGATTTTAGTCTCCAAGGGTCTGATTCAGAAAAAACCTTGTATTAATTCATTTGTAACAATCACAGACAagtcttttttggaaaaatatatcAAGAAATACGAGCTAGAAGTTCCCGAACTAATGAAGGTATTCCAGCGTCAGCTTAATTACCTAGACCTACTTCAGAACTAG